ATGATCATGCCGCCGGGCCGGATCTCGCGATTCACGATCGCCGCTTTGACGGAAAGCGGCATCGAGCCGAGATGCACCGGCATGTGATCGCCCTGCGCAACCATGTCGCCGCGGGCGTCGAAGATGGCGCACGAATAATCGCGGCGCTCCTTGATGTTGGGTGAGAAGGCCGTGCGCTTGAGCGTGGCTCCCATTTCTTCCGCAATGGCATGGAAGAGGCTTTTGAAGATTTCAAGCTGAACAGGATTAAGTAACGTCGCCATTTTCCTCACAGCCCGCGCCATTCCAGCACCAGATTCGAGTGAGCATCCACTCGACACCGGCACCCCGTCGGCACCAGCGTCGTCGAGCTGTATTCCCCGATGACTGCCGGGCCATCAATAACGTGGCCATACCCCAGAGCCTCCCGATCATAGATTCCCGCCTTCACCTGCTTGCTTTCCATCCAAACCCAACGCGTGTCCATCGCGCGCGCCTTGCCACGCGCTTTCGCCACCTTCTCGAACTTCGGCTTCGGCCTGCGTCCGGCGAACACGGCTCTCACGTTGACGAGTTCCACATCCTTTCCCGGACTCGAATACCCATACCGGCGTTCGTGAACTCTATGGAATTGATCGACAAAACCTGGGCCCAGCGGTATCGTCAGCTCGTAGGCTTGGCCGCGGTACCTCAAATCCACAAAATCATCTGACTGAATTTCGCTTTTTTTGAAACCTTCCCGGGCCATTTCCTCGTGTCCCTTTTTATGCAGTTCGCGGAAAGCGCTCTTCAACTTCCCTGCGGAGCCGTTCGCTTCGATGAGGAGCGTCCGCGAGTAGTCCTTCCGCACATCCGCAAGAAGCAATCCCAATGCGGACAGCGCGCCCGGGAAACGCGGAACCACCACACGTTTCATCCCCAGGCCGCGGGCCAGATGTGCGGCGTGCAATCCGCCGGCGCCGCCAAAGCAAAACAACGTGAAGTCACGAGGATCGTAGCCGCGTTCGACGGAAACCAGCCGGATCGCCTGAATCATGCTGTTATTCACGACGTCGATCACGCCCTGCGCGAGTTCTTCCGGATTTTTCCAGCGGCGGGTCCAGGAAAGCTTCTTCAAAACCGGGACGATCCGGTCCGTCGCCAGCGTCATCGCTCCACCGAGAAAAAATTCAGGAAGCAGGCGGCCCAGAATCACGTTGGCATCGGTCACCGTGAGGCGCTCGCCTTTGCCGTAGCAGATCGGACCCGGCTCGGCGCCGGCGCTTTCCGGTCCGACCTTGAGCGCGCCTCCAGGATCCAGTTCCGCAATGGATCCCCCACCCGCGCCGACGGTATGGATATCCATCATCGCAATACCGACGGGAAGGCCGTCGACTTCGCTCTCGTGCGTGACTTTGATTTCACCCTCGCAAAGCGATACATCCGTGGAGGTGCCGCCCATATCAAACGTGACGATCTTCGGATAGCCTGAAACCTGCGCGACGTGAAAGGCGCCCACGACACCGCCCGCCGGGCCGGAGAGGATCGTTCGCACCGGTTCATCCGCCGCCGTTACCGATTGGACCGCTCCGCCGTTGGACTGCATCACG
The Terriglobia bacterium genome window above contains:
- a CDS encoding hydantoinase/oxoprolinase family protein, yielding MLRIGVDTGGTFTDFVVIRGGRIEMFKELSTPQEPDAAIMKGLARLEQDAVQEVIHGSTVATNALLERKGARTALLTTEGFEDILVIGRQTRRELYNIFVTRPAPLVPDGLRFGIRERTLYDGSIQKPLDHRHLQNLSEYLQQQNVESIAVSLLYSFANDEHENAILRAMEPMGLPISLSSKILPEYREYERTSTTVINAYLAPLMSRYLNRLQAGLTKSPLRVMQSNGGAVQSVTAADEPVRTILSGPAGGVVGAFHVAQVSGYPKIVTFDMGGTSTDVSLCEGEIKVTHESEVDGLPVGIAMMDIHTVGAGGGSIAELDPGGALKVGPESAGAEPGPICYGKGERLTVTDANVILGRLLPEFFLGGAMTLATDRIVPVLKKLSWTRRWKNPEELAQGVIDVVNNSMIQAIRLVSVERGYDPRDFTLFCFGGAGGLHAAHLARGLGMKRVVVPRFPGALSALGLLLADVRKDYSRTLLIEANGSAGKLKSAFRELHKKGHEEMAREGFKKSEIQSDDFVDLRYRGQAYELTIPLGPGFVDQFHRVHERRYGYSSPGKDVELVNVRAVFAGRRPKPKFEKVAKARGKARAMDTRWVWMESKQVKAGIYDREALGYGHVIDGPAVIGEYSSTTLVPTGCRCRVDAHSNLVLEWRGL